From a single Populus trichocarpa isolate Nisqually-1 chromosome 17, P.trichocarpa_v4.1, whole genome shotgun sequence genomic region:
- the LOC7496624 gene encoding uncharacterized protein LOC7496624 codes for MTVEDEWVQVAMTDDSLVVELLLKLNQPEPLPAPRRRRHFPPDLVKEGAVLALSVDWSVRQRRSSSKHVLMTRRKKGSDSSAHASPTTPLSFSCATSVSGGGDGFDEATTSLPSKLFATSRSKVAVTSETPTTKRSRKKKNLVQLREEEGLLLKERRSLKNKLATLRVTVEKERATNERLKRMKLDFLSQQRPEVLPAAVKSEDDISIQPQETKVACDSTYSMLPHNVSFPLQEDEGTKPSFLLPDLNLPVEGDSGSGVLS; via the exons ATGACCGTAGAGGACGAGTGGGTTCAAGTAGCTATGACCGATGACAGTTTGGTGGTGGAGCTACTTTTAAAGCTGAACCAGCCAGAGCCACTCCCTGCACCACGTCGACGACGTCATTTTCCGCCGGATTTGGTTAAGGAAGGAGCCGTTCTGGCTTTGAGTGTGGACTGGAGCGTTAGACAACGACGCTCTTCTTCTAAGCATGTATTGATGACCAGGAGGAAAAAGGGTTCTGATTCCTCGGCTCATGCTAGTCCTACCACTCCGCTTTCTTTTAGCTGTGCCACCTCCGTCAGCGGTGGTGGCGACGGTTTTGATGAAGCTACCACTAGTCTTCCCTCTAAGTTGTTTGCCACCTCGAGATCTAAG GTTGCCGTTACAAGTGAAACGCCAACCACCAAGAGGTCAAGAAAGAAGAAG aatttagttCAGCTTAGAGAGGAGGAGGGTTTGCTATTGAAGGAAAGAAGAAGTTTGAAAAAC AAATTGGCAACCTTACGTGTGActgtagagaaagagagagccaCAAATGAAAGATTGAAGAGAATGAAG cttgattttctaTCACAGCAAAGACCGGAGGTACTTCCAGCTGCTGTTAAATCAGAAGATGATATTTCAATCCAGCCTCAGGAAACAAAAGTAGCCTGTGATTCCACATATTCAATGTTGCCACACAATGTTTCTTTCCCATTACAGGAGGATGAAGGCACGAAGCCTTCCTTTCTGCTACCTGACCTGAATCTCCCTGTTGAAGGCGATTCAGGCTCTGGTGTTTTGAGCTGA